The window ACCAACTGCTACGAGATTCTTCCCAACCATACCCTGAAACGTCGCAGAAACTCTCGGGTTCTGGGAAGCGTGATTGCTATCTGGCGTCCTGCGCCAGATGGGAAAGATTGATCTCTTTAAAAGCAAGCTTCGAAATTGCTTCGTGCAGCGCTTCGAGCTTAAAGCCGCTACCGTAGTTATCGGATACTCCTTGTCTGCCAGTCCCACCAGTTGCCCAACCTCCCAGCAGCATTGCGATGTCGTGATTTATGTCGGCTGCACGCAGTTCATCGCGGAAGTTGTGACGAAAACTATGGAAGCTTGTGCGTTGCTGTCTTGCTCCGCTCGCGCGAAGAAACTGTGTGAACCACTTGCTGAATGCCGTGGCTCTGGATTCAGTCGATCCAGCTTCGATATCGTCGAACAGTTTGATAGCCCCTGTCCGTTTCTTCATTTGCGCGAACTGCGGAAGTCCAAGGGCAATCAAGGTTGGATGCAACGGAATGCGGCGTTCGCTCGATCTCGTCTTCAATACTTTATCACCGCTTCCCACCATCGAGCCTACCGTAATTGCGATATGATGTATGCCATCATCAAAACGGATGTCCGACACATCAAGCTGGGTAATCTCCCCGAGCCGCGCGCCTGAATGAAGTGCGATAAGCGGCACCCAGAACCGTGCATTCCGTGGACGTTCCATGCCCACTTTGTTGTAGCCCCTCTCCCCATCCACACAGCCGCAAAATAAGGGTGCATTGAAAATTTGTTGAAGCTGCATCCTATCGAACGGACGCCGTTTATCTCGCCTTGCGACAGGATCAGGAAGACGAAGTCCACGCAGAGGATTACGCTGCATAAGTTCTTCATTCACCGCCCAATTCAGAAAGCTGGAAAAATTCGACATAAGGCTGTTTGCGTTTGCTGCGCTGATGACAGCGTCATCCCCGATCTTCTTCGCTCGATCCGAAGCTTGACGGTGTGTAAGGTTCGGAAACCGTTTCGTGGCGTTGGTTGGCAGGAACCGCAGAACTTCGAGAAGATCGCGACAGTGCGTGCGCGCAAGGTCGGACATCAACACATTGTTACCGACAATGCTGGTAATCGTTCGACGGCATGTTTCGTATGCTTCGCGGGTGCTTGGCGACCACGCCTTGGTAGGATCATTAATATAGCGGGCATACGCATCGCCAAGGGTCAACAGTCGGCAATCGTTCAGGTCAATCGGCCTCAGACCATCGGAGACAGTCGCAGACCCTTCAATTAAATCGTCTTGGGACGGGGTGTGGACGGTTGGAAGAAGGTTTGGATCCACCTCCCTCCCCGCCACTTTTCTCGCCTGCTCAATATCCGCTTCGATCGCCCCGACGATCATTGGCAACCGTCGAAGCGCGATCTGGACGCTGTCTGTTCGTAATGATCGCCAGATTTCTTTCCGACCGATCAGCGGCTGCGCGTCGAGCGGAACCATGTGGCGGTAGCAATATTGACGACCCCGAACGGATACACCTTTCGGCAAATCTCGTAGCAACTGATCGTAGCAATCACGCTTCCCAGAACCCGAGAGTTTCTGCGACGTTTCAGGGTATGGTTGGGAAGAATCTCGTAGCAGTTGGTCGTAGCAAACGCTGGTGTGCGACCGTCTAGATGACGATTTCTTAAGGGTTTCAGACTGTTGAGAACAAATGGTGCCCAGAAGAGGACTCGAACCTCCACATCCTTGCGAATACTAGCACCTGAAGCTAGCGCGTCTACCAATTCCGCCATCTGGGCACCGGAGCAGCGCGGTCGTCTTTGGCCGGGCTGCGGGTAGGTGCGGGCCGATAGCGGCAGGGGGCCCGGACTGTCAACGCGAAAAGGGTGCATGTTTGGGGAGCCGATGCGGGTTTGCGAGAGGTAGCCGCTAGTAACGCAAGCCGCTTGTCGAACGGGAACGGTTGCGGGCTCGTAATGATTGGGGACATAGCGCGGGCATGATGGCATACTGCGTGCGCTACGGCCCACAGTTGGGCGGCACGTTCGGTATGGCGCGGTAGGCGCGCAGGCAGATATACGGCAGGAACAGGAACGATGGCGGTCAACAAGCTGCAAGGCGGCAAGAATCTGGATGGCAAGCTGGTCGTGCTCATGGGGGGCAGCGGCTTTGTCGGAACCCATGTGGCGCAGGCGCTGCTGGAACGCGGCGCCCGGTTGCGGATTGCGGCGCGCCATCCCGAGCAGGCCTTCAAGCTGAAGCCACTCGCCAACCTTGGCCAGCTGCAATTCGTGCGCTGCGACGCGACCAACGAACAAAGTATCGTCCGTACCATCGACGGGGCCGACACGGTGGTGAACCTCATCGGGAGCTTCGACGGCGATCTGATGCAATTGATGGGCGAGGCGGCAGGTGTCATGGCACGCGCCGCGACCGAAACCGGTACCAGCGCCTTCGTGCAAATAAGTGCGATTGCCGCCAATGCCGATAGCGAAGCGGAATATTCGCGGGCCAAGGCGCTGGGCGAAAAGCTGGTCCGGCAGCAATTTCCTGCGGCCACTATCCTTCGGCCTTCCATCATTTTTGGTGAGGACGATAATTTCCTCAATATGTTCGGCGGGCTGATCCGCAATTTTCCGGTGCTGCCGGTATTTGCTCCGGATGCCGAGTTGCAGCTGTTATATGTTGATGATCTGGCAGAAGCAGTGGCGAACGCGCTAGGCGCACCTGGCAAGTACGGCGGTAAGACCTATGAGTTGGGCGGCCCCGAAAAGCTGACCATGCTTGAGATCAACCGGCGGATCGCCGATGCGCAGGGCCGCAAGCGCGCCTTCATCGAGATGC of the Alteripontixanthobacter maritimus genome contains:
- a CDS encoding site-specific integrase — encoded protein: MLRDLPKGVSVRGRQYCYRHMVPLDAQPLIGRKEIWRSLRTDSVQIALRRLPMIVGAIEADIEQARKVAGREVDPNLLPTVHTPSQDDLIEGSATVSDGLRPIDLNDCRLLTLGDAYARYINDPTKAWSPSTREAYETCRRTITSIVGNNVLMSDLARTHCRDLLEVLRFLPTNATKRFPNLTHRQASDRAKKIGDDAVISAANANSLMSNFSSFLNWAVNEELMQRNPLRGLRLPDPVARRDKRRPFDRMQLQQIFNAPLFCGCVDGERGYNKVGMERPRNARFWVPLIALHSGARLGEITQLDVSDIRFDDGIHHIAITVGSMVGSGDKVLKTRSSERRIPLHPTLIALGLPQFAQMKKRTGAIKLFDDIEAGSTESRATAFSKWFTQFLRASGARQQRTSFHSFRHNFRDELRAADINHDIAMLLGGWATGGTGRQGVSDNYGSGFKLEALHEAISKLAFKEINLSHLAQDAR
- a CDS encoding complex I NDUFA9 subunit family protein — translated: MAVNKLQGGKNLDGKLVVLMGGSGFVGTHVAQALLERGARLRIAARHPEQAFKLKPLANLGQLQFVRCDATNEQSIVRTIDGADTVVNLIGSFDGDLMQLMGEAAGVMARAATETGTSAFVQISAIAANADSEAEYSRAKALGEKLVRQQFPAATILRPSIIFGEDDNFLNMFGGLIRNFPVLPVFAPDAELQLLYVDDLAEAVANALGAPGKYGGKTYELGGPEKLTMLEINRRIADAQGRKRAFIEMPDTVSGMFAALPGTPMDTDQWTMLRQGNVVSGEFSGIEKLGITPRPLGLFLDRWMTRYQKRGRFTGKQYEPV